In Elephas maximus indicus isolate mEleMax1 chromosome 7, mEleMax1 primary haplotype, whole genome shotgun sequence, the following proteins share a genomic window:
- the ACCSL gene encoding LOW QUALITY PROTEIN: probable inactive 1-aminocyclopropane-1-carboxylate synthase-like protein 2 (The sequence of the model RefSeq protein was modified relative to this genomic sequence to represent the inferred CDS: deleted 2 bases in 1 codon; substituted 1 base at 1 genomic stop codon) — MSFAPSAWSLSFSAGTSQPTEAYTNTQSCQTDILLMPRGQMRGRGLRAQSFYRQLLEMVLQLQQTMEECFLQLMTLQEQDLVLEEQRLNLEQSYNQAIRGQEALLVHLMSQLADILQSRSWSGLGLQLPPYSMDTRGNAGGGQGAQSPRQPDQLFPLLSESKTAFVIHDLSNHGENISDLFRSSLQYYNAYQGDKYHENNNTLGFINLSTSENKLCIDLMTKTLSRSDMNCTEDALLQYPDWRGQPFLWEEVARFLTYYCKAPAPLDPQNVVVLNGCCSVFCALAMVLCDAGVKVFLIRTPFYSGLALTSRLYTKIELFFIHLDSELTGENTXPFQLTVDKLEQGLHEARLKRKKVRGLVLINPQNPLGDVYSRDSLMEYLEFAKRHKLHVILDEIYMLSVFDKSITFHSVLRMESLPDPNRTHVIWGTSKDFGISGFRFGTLYTHSKEVAAAVSSFGCLHGISGTTQHKLCRLLQDRDWIDKMYLPTNHSRLQEAHKYITDKLKALKIPFLNHGSGLYIGINLKKYLDPCIFENELVLHHRFLDNKVVLSCGKSYLCKEPGWFRLVFADKPRRMKLAMHWFCEALQEQKKELVAGLPEDMHRSRLSASHPATCSAGPEG; from the exons ATGTCCTTTGCCCCAAGTGCATGGTCTCTTTCCTTCTCTGCAGGTACCAGCCAGCCTACTGAGGCCTATACAAACACCCAGAGTTGCCAGACAGACATCCTCCTCATGCCCCGTGGACAGATGAGGGGCCGAGGCCTCAGAGCCCAGAGCTTCTACCGCCAGCTGTTAGAGATGGTGCTGCAGTTACAGCAGACCATGGAGGAGTGCTTCCTGCAGCTGATGACC CTACAGGAGCAGGACCTGGTGCTGGAGGAGCAGAGGCTGAACCTGGAGCAGAGCTACAATCAGGCCATTCGGGGGCAGGAAGCCCTCCTGGTCCATTTAATGAGTCAGCTGGCTGACATCCTACAGTCTAGGTCCTGGAGTGGCCTGGGGCTCCAATTGCCTCCATATTCCATGGACACTAGGGGTAATGCTGGAGGTGGGCAGGGAGCCCAGTCACCCAGGCAGCCTGACCAGCTGTTTCCACTGTTGAGCGAGTCCAAAACTGCATTTGTCATCCATGATCTCTCCAATCATGGGGAAAATATCTCTGACTTATTCCGCTCCAGTTTACAATACTACAATGCCTACCAAGGAGACAAATACCATGAAAACAACAATACCTTG GGCTTCATTAACCTTAGTACCAGTGAGAATAAGCTCTGCATTGACCTGATGACTAAAACG CTGAGTCGGAGTGACATGAACTGCACTGAGGATGCCCTGCTGCAATACCCTGATTGGAGAGGGCAACCATT CCTATGGGAAGAAGTGGCCCGGTTCCTGACCTACTACTGCAAGGCACCTGCTCCCCTTGATCCACAAAAT GTGGTTGTTCTAAATGGCTGCTGCTCTGTCTTCTGTGCACTGGCCATGGTTCTGTGTGATGCAGGGGTAA AGGTCTTTCTGATCCGCACCCCCTTCTATAGTGGTCTCGCCTTGACCTCCCGTCTGTATACAAAAATTGAGCTGTTTTTCATCCACCTGGACAGTGAG CTCACTGGTGAGAACACCTGACCTTTCCAGCTCACTGTGGACAAGTTGGAACAAGGCCTGCATGAAGCTAGGCTTAAG AGGAAAAAGGTCAGAGGCCTCGTGCTAATCAACCCTCAGAATCCCCTGGGTGACGTCTACTCCCGAGATTCACTGATGGAATACCTGGAATTTGCCAAGAG GCATAAGCTACATGTGATTCTAGACGAGATTTACATGCTGTCTGTATTTGATAAATCCATCACGTTCCACAGTGTCCTGAGAATGGAAAG TTTGCCTGATCCCAACAGGACCCATGTGATCTGGGGTACCAGTAAG GATTTTGGCATCTCTGGCTTCCGCTTTGGTACTTTATACACCCACAGCAAGGAAGTAGCTGCTGCTGTGAGCTCCTTTGGCTGCCTCCATGGCATCTCTGGCACCACCCAGCATAAGCTGTGTCGGCTGCTCCAGGACAGAG ATTGGATTGATAAAATGTACCTGCCCACTAATCACTCCCGGCTCCAGGAGGCTCACAAGTATATCACAGACAAACTGAAGGCCTTGAAGATCCCCTTTCTCAATCACGGCTCTGGCCTCTATATCGGGATCAACTTGAAAAAG TACCTGGACCCATGTATATTTGAGAACGAGCTAGTCCTCCACCACCGCTTCCTGGATAACAAGGTGGTATTGTCCTGTGGCAAGTCCTACTTGTGTAAGGAGCCAGGCTGGTTCCGCCTTGTCTTTGCAGATAAGCCCCGCCGGATGAAACTGG CCATGCATTGGTTCTGTGAAGCGCTACAAGAACAGAAGAAGGAGTTGGTAGCAGGGCTCCCAGAGGATATGCACAGGAGTAGGCTGTCTGCCTCCCATCCAGCCACATGCTCGGCTGGTCCAGAGGGCTGA